The following are encoded together in the Lactuca sativa cultivar Salinas chromosome 1, Lsat_Salinas_v11, whole genome shotgun sequence genome:
- the LOC111912799 gene encoding uncharacterized protein LOC111912799 isoform X2, whose product MTSLFLVYLLFLLPFLCHSLPLCRNSCGNIEIDYPFAVDDGCGATLYRNMLNCSTTFATNTTISTTDLFFETPSGSYKVESIDYASKSLTIYDPSMSTCTILQPHHDFVLSDVQSALIPPSPDTVFALMNCSIDSPVLNHYKSLCFNFSDDHSCDELYGSCTSFKIFQMLSNDTPPACCFTSYNTVKFMSMNILDCTHYTTFYDADKLKGEKPLDWSYGMKLSYGLPDTGCDRCRKSGGTCGFDVETEGTLCICSAAVNSTRECGTVEGGIGEAHTGSVLPSLLSLSTILFAFSTFFFL is encoded by the exons ATGACTTCACTGTTTCTCGTGTATCTCCTCTTTCTTTTACCTTTTTTATGTCACTCTCTCCCCCTTTGTCGGAATTCATGCGGCAATATCGAAATAGACTATCCTTTCGCCGTCGATGACGGTTGCGGTGCTACTCTCTACCGGAATATGCTTAACTGCTCCACCACATTTGCCACCAACACTACCATCTCCACCACGGATCTCTTTTTCGAGACCCCTTCAGGCAGCTACAAAGTAGAGTCCATCGATTACGCCTCCAAATCTCTCACCATCTACGACCCTTCCATGTCCACCTGCACCATCCTTCAACCCCACCACGACTTTGTCTTGTCCGACGTCCAGTCCGCCCTCATTCCTCCTTCTCCGGACACCGTCTTCGCTCTCATGAACTGCTCCATCGACTCTCCGGTTCTCAACCACTACAAATCCCTTTGTTTCAATTTCTCCGACGACCACTCGTGTGATGAGCTATATGGTTCCTGCACGTCGTTCAAGATTTTTCAGATGCTCTCCAACGACACTCCTCCGGCGTGTTGCTTTACGTCATACAATACTGTGAAGTTTATGAGTATGAATATACTGGATTGCACGCATTATACGACGTTCTATGATGCTGATAAGTTGAAGGGGGAGAAGCCATTGGATTGGTCGTACGGGATGAAGCTGTCGTATGGTTTGCCGGATACTGGGTGTGATCGGTGCCGGAAATCCGGTGGGACTTGTGGGTTTGACGTCGAAACTGAAGGAACGCTGTGCATTTGCTCCGCCGCCGTTAACTCCACAAGAGAATGTG GTACAGTTGAAGGAGGTATAGGGGAGGCACACACAGGATCAGTGCTTCCGTCACTTCTATCTCTTTCCAccattctttttgctttttctacaTTCTTCTTTTTGTAA
- the LOC111912798 gene encoding calmodulin-binding transcription activator 3 isoform X1, with product MADTKCYIPNQLLDLDQIQQEAQHRWLRPAEICEILTNYHKFQLRPSPPVMPPAGSLFLFDRKVIRYFRKDGHRWRKKKDGKIVKEAHEKLKAGSVDVLHCYYAHGEDNENFQRRSYWMLDKQYENIVLVHYREVKEGYKSSFSRGLNPDSRTLLQNSQSSEQTPHTSYGYDMNSVDKNEQSVSSISNNEHSSQDFGIDSFTTDLLSYKLTDARLDSDTHSQDFLNSGNGFFSDHEVASQVNVNTEVINLQDNDAGGLKKMDSFGRWMCKELGGEFDDSLMASDSGVYWNAIETETGNNKTEVSSLSHHMQLNTSPVGPSLAQEQLFTITDFAPDWAYLETETKILITGNFLGDKKRMNDIKWCCMFGEIEVAAELLTENAIRCQVPLHAAGRIPFYITCSNRLACSEVREFEYIDKSTRLTTDHHHHRDDDKTWDEEEFGLVIRLSKLLSLGVKLNKWLDCKVVDCEKCKMKDVFDLILRNKEWCSNRITKELLIQNLLKDKLYERLVYEVHEACEGLRVLDEKGQGVIHLAGALGYEWAVAPITATGVSPNFRDSHGRTALHWASLYGREETVVALVKFGAYAGAVDDPTPMNPGGQTAADLASSKGHKGIAGYLAETDLTTHLSALSVKEKDKNGVKSEVLVDDDDATHSHSLKGSLAAVRRSAHAAALIQDAFRTRSFNQRQQQATKAETEELVAIASSSSLQKVKKTRDYEDYLHLNIAASKIQQKYRGWKGRNEFLKMRERVVKIQAHFRGHKVRKHYKKVVWSVGIVEKAILRWRRKSRGLRGFRPELRAPESESESEYDFLRIGRRQKYVGVEKALARVHSMARNPEGQEQYMRLVGKFEKLSHEHEDSSSSK from the exons ATGGCTGACACAAAATGTTACATTCCCAATCAATTGTTAG ATTTGGATCAAATACAGCAAGAAGCACAGCATCGGTGGTTGCGACCTGCTGAAATTTGTGAAATTCTAACCAACTATCATAAGTTTCAACTGAGACCTAGTCCACCTGTCATGCCACCAG CTGGTTCTTTATTTCTCTTTGATCGAAAAGTGATTCGATACTTTCGAAAAGATGGTCATCGTTGgaggaagaagaaagatggaaagaTTGTTAAAGAAGCTCATGAAAAATTAAAG GCAGGCAGTGTGGATGTTCTTCACTGTTACTATGCACATGGAGAAGATAATGAGAACTTTCAGAGAAGAAGCTACTGGATGCTTGATAA GCAGTATGAGAATATTGTTCTTGTGCACTATAGGGAGGTTAAAGAG GGATACAAGTCAAGTTTCTCCCGTGGGTTAAATCCAGATTCAAGAACACTGCTTCAAAACTCTCAAAGCAGTGAACAAACACCACATACTTCATATGGTTATGATATGAATTCAGTTGATAAAAACGAACAATCAGTGTCTTCAATATCAAATAACGAGCACTCTTCACAAGATTTTGGGATTGATTCATTTACAACTGATTTGCTATCTTACAAACTAACAGATGCTAGGTTAGATTCTGACACACATTCTCAAGATTTCTTGAACTCTGGGAATGGCTTTTTTTCTGATCATGAAGTTGCATCACAG GTCAATGTAAATACTGAAGTGATAAACTTACAAGATAATGATGCTGGAGGACTGAAAAAGATGGACAGCTTTGGAAGGTGGATGTGTAAAGAATTGGGTGGAGAGTTTGATGATTCCCTGATGGCATCCGATTCCGGGGTTTACTGGAATGCAATTGAAACCGAAACTGGAAACAATAAAACTGAAGTCTCGAGCTTATCACACCATATGCAGTTGAATACAAGCCCTGTGGGTCCCTCTTTAGCCCAAGAACAGCTCTTTACTATAACCGATTTTGCACCAGATTGGGCATATTTAGAAACAGAAACAAAGATTTTAATAACAGGGAATTTCTTGGGTGACAAGAAACGTATGAATGACATAAAATGGTGTTGCATGTTTGGTGAAATCGAAGTGGCAGCTGAACTTTTGACAGAAAATGCCATTAGATGTCAGGTTCCTTTACATGCTGCAGGGCGTATTCCATTTTACATTACCTGTAGCAATCGATTAGCTTGTAGTGAAGTGCGTGAGTTTGAGTATATTGATAAGTCAACAAGATTAACAacagatcatcatcatcatcgtgaTGATGATAAAACTTGGGATGAAGAGGAATTCGGTTTAGTAATTCGTCTTTCGAAATTATTATCTTTGGGGGTTAAATTGAACAAATGGTTAGACTGCAAGGTGGTAGATTGTGAAAAATGTAAGATGAAGGATgtgtttgatttgattttaaGAAACAAAGAATGGTGTTCAAATAGAATCACAAAGGAGTTGCTAATACAGAATTTGCTGAAAGATAAACTTTATGAGAGATTAGTTTATGAAGTCCATGAAGCATGTGAAGGATTGCGTGTGTTGGATGAAAAAGGACAAGGTGTTATTCATTTGGCCGGAGCTCTTGGTTATGAGTGGGCGGTTGCTCCGATCACCGCCACCGGTGTCAGCCCTAATTTCAGAGATTCACATGGCCGGACCGCCCTCCATTGGGCTTCACTTTATGGCAG AGAGGAAACAGTGGTGGCACTGGTGAAATTTGGTGCGTATGCAGGTGCGGTTGATGACCCAACACCTATGAATCCAGGTGGACAAACGGCTGCTGATCTGGCATCAAGTAAAGGGCATAAAGGGATTGCTGGATATTTGGCAGAAACTGATCTCACCACTCATCTTTCAGCATTGTCTGtgaaggaaaaggacaagaatggtgtcaaaagTGAAGTGTTAGTGGATGATGATGATGCTACACATTCACATTCTTTAAAAGGGTCACTTGCAGCAGTGAGAAGATCAGCACATGCAGCTGCTTTAATTCAAGATGCTTTCAGAACTCGTTCTTTCAATCAAAGGCAACAACAAGCAACAAAGGCAGAAACTGAAGAACTTGTTGCtatagcttcttcttcttctttacagAAGGTCAAGAAAACACGTGATTATGAAGACTATTTGCATCTGAACATTGCAGCATCAAAGATCCAGCAAAAGTACAGGGGGTGGAAAGGAAGGAACGAGTTCTTAAAGATGCGTGAGCGTGTTGTCAAGATTCAG GCGCATTTTCGTGGGCATAAAGTTAGAAAGCATTATAAAAAAGTGGTGTGGTCTGTTGGGATAGTGGAGAAAGCGATACTCAGATGGAGACGAAAGAGCCGTGGGTTGCGAGGATTCCGGCCGGAATTGAGAGCTCcggaatcggaatcggaatcggaatatgatttcctgagaataggTCGGAGACAGAAATATGTTGGGGTGGAAAAGGCGTTGGCTAGGGTGCATTCCATGGCTCGGAATCCTGAAGGCCAGGAACAGTACATGAGGCTTGTGGGGAAGTTTGAAAAG TTGAGCCATGAACATGAAGATAGCAGCAGCAGCAAATGA
- the LOC111912800 gene encoding ADP-ribosylation factor: MGLSFTKLFSRLFAKKEMRILMVGLDAAGKTTILYKLKLGEIVTTIPTIGFNVETVEYKNISFTVWDVGGQDKIRPLWRHYFQNTQGLIFVVDSNDRDRVVEARDELHRMLNEDELRDAVLLVFANKQDLPNAMNAAEITDKLGLHSLRQRHWYIQSTCATSGEGLYEGLDWLSNNIANKA, encoded by the exons ATGGGGTTGTCTTTCACCAAGCTTTTCAGTCGCCTTTTTGCTAAGAAGGAGATGCGTATTTTGATGGTTGGTCTCGATGCAGCTGGTAAAACCACCATTTTGTACAAGCTCaaattgggggagattgtaaccACTATTCCCACCATTG GATTTAATGTGGAAACCGTTGAGTACAAGAACATCAGCTTTACTGTATGGGATGTTGGTGGTCAGGACAAG ATTCGCCCTTTGTGGAGGCACTACTTCCAAAACACACAAGGGCTTATCTTTGTGGTTGATAGTAACGATCGTGATCGTGTGGTGGAAGCTAGAGATGAACTTCACAGGATGCTTAATGAG GATGAGTTAAGAGATGCAGTTTTGCTTGTGTTTGCCAACAAACAAGATCTTCCAAATGCCATGAATGCTGCTGAGATTACTGATAAACTTGGCTTGCATTCTCTCAGACAGAGACACTG GTATATTCAGAGCACATGTGCCACCTCTGGTGAGGGTCTATATGAAGGTCTGGATTGGCTTTCCAACAACATTGCTAACAAG GCTTAA
- the LOC111912798 gene encoding calmodulin-binding transcription activator 2 isoform X2, with protein MFLYTCFHGTVADLDQIQQEAQHRWLRPAEICEILTNYHKFQLRPSPPVMPPAGSLFLFDRKVIRYFRKDGHRWRKKKDGKIVKEAHEKLKAGSVDVLHCYYAHGEDNENFQRRSYWMLDKQYENIVLVHYREVKEGYKSSFSRGLNPDSRTLLQNSQSSEQTPHTSYGYDMNSVDKNEQSVSSISNNEHSSQDFGIDSFTTDLLSYKLTDARLDSDTHSQDFLNSGNGFFSDHEVASQVNVNTEVINLQDNDAGGLKKMDSFGRWMCKELGGEFDDSLMASDSGVYWNAIETETGNNKTEVSSLSHHMQLNTSPVGPSLAQEQLFTITDFAPDWAYLETETKILITGNFLGDKKRMNDIKWCCMFGEIEVAAELLTENAIRCQVPLHAAGRIPFYITCSNRLACSEVREFEYIDKSTRLTTDHHHHRDDDKTWDEEEFGLVIRLSKLLSLGVKLNKWLDCKVVDCEKCKMKDVFDLILRNKEWCSNRITKELLIQNLLKDKLYERLVYEVHEACEGLRVLDEKGQGVIHLAGALGYEWAVAPITATGVSPNFRDSHGRTALHWASLYGREETVVALVKFGAYAGAVDDPTPMNPGGQTAADLASSKGHKGIAGYLAETDLTTHLSALSVKEKDKNGVKSEVLVDDDDATHSHSLKGSLAAVRRSAHAAALIQDAFRTRSFNQRQQQATKAETEELVAIASSSSLQKVKKTRDYEDYLHLNIAASKIQQKYRGWKGRNEFLKMRERVVKIQAHFRGHKVRKHYKKVVWSVGIVEKAILRWRRKSRGLRGFRPELRAPESESESEYDFLRIGRRQKYVGVEKALARVHSMARNPEGQEQYMRLVGKFEKLSHEHEDSSSSK; from the exons atgtttttataCACTTGTTTTCATGGAACTGTGGCAGATTTGGATCAAATACAGCAAGAAGCACAGCATCGGTGGTTGCGACCTGCTGAAATTTGTGAAATTCTAACCAACTATCATAAGTTTCAACTGAGACCTAGTCCACCTGTCATGCCACCAG CTGGTTCTTTATTTCTCTTTGATCGAAAAGTGATTCGATACTTTCGAAAAGATGGTCATCGTTGgaggaagaagaaagatggaaagaTTGTTAAAGAAGCTCATGAAAAATTAAAG GCAGGCAGTGTGGATGTTCTTCACTGTTACTATGCACATGGAGAAGATAATGAGAACTTTCAGAGAAGAAGCTACTGGATGCTTGATAA GCAGTATGAGAATATTGTTCTTGTGCACTATAGGGAGGTTAAAGAG GGATACAAGTCAAGTTTCTCCCGTGGGTTAAATCCAGATTCAAGAACACTGCTTCAAAACTCTCAAAGCAGTGAACAAACACCACATACTTCATATGGTTATGATATGAATTCAGTTGATAAAAACGAACAATCAGTGTCTTCAATATCAAATAACGAGCACTCTTCACAAGATTTTGGGATTGATTCATTTACAACTGATTTGCTATCTTACAAACTAACAGATGCTAGGTTAGATTCTGACACACATTCTCAAGATTTCTTGAACTCTGGGAATGGCTTTTTTTCTGATCATGAAGTTGCATCACAG GTCAATGTAAATACTGAAGTGATAAACTTACAAGATAATGATGCTGGAGGACTGAAAAAGATGGACAGCTTTGGAAGGTGGATGTGTAAAGAATTGGGTGGAGAGTTTGATGATTCCCTGATGGCATCCGATTCCGGGGTTTACTGGAATGCAATTGAAACCGAAACTGGAAACAATAAAACTGAAGTCTCGAGCTTATCACACCATATGCAGTTGAATACAAGCCCTGTGGGTCCCTCTTTAGCCCAAGAACAGCTCTTTACTATAACCGATTTTGCACCAGATTGGGCATATTTAGAAACAGAAACAAAGATTTTAATAACAGGGAATTTCTTGGGTGACAAGAAACGTATGAATGACATAAAATGGTGTTGCATGTTTGGTGAAATCGAAGTGGCAGCTGAACTTTTGACAGAAAATGCCATTAGATGTCAGGTTCCTTTACATGCTGCAGGGCGTATTCCATTTTACATTACCTGTAGCAATCGATTAGCTTGTAGTGAAGTGCGTGAGTTTGAGTATATTGATAAGTCAACAAGATTAACAacagatcatcatcatcatcgtgaTGATGATAAAACTTGGGATGAAGAGGAATTCGGTTTAGTAATTCGTCTTTCGAAATTATTATCTTTGGGGGTTAAATTGAACAAATGGTTAGACTGCAAGGTGGTAGATTGTGAAAAATGTAAGATGAAGGATgtgtttgatttgattttaaGAAACAAAGAATGGTGTTCAAATAGAATCACAAAGGAGTTGCTAATACAGAATTTGCTGAAAGATAAACTTTATGAGAGATTAGTTTATGAAGTCCATGAAGCATGTGAAGGATTGCGTGTGTTGGATGAAAAAGGACAAGGTGTTATTCATTTGGCCGGAGCTCTTGGTTATGAGTGGGCGGTTGCTCCGATCACCGCCACCGGTGTCAGCCCTAATTTCAGAGATTCACATGGCCGGACCGCCCTCCATTGGGCTTCACTTTATGGCAG AGAGGAAACAGTGGTGGCACTGGTGAAATTTGGTGCGTATGCAGGTGCGGTTGATGACCCAACACCTATGAATCCAGGTGGACAAACGGCTGCTGATCTGGCATCAAGTAAAGGGCATAAAGGGATTGCTGGATATTTGGCAGAAACTGATCTCACCACTCATCTTTCAGCATTGTCTGtgaaggaaaaggacaagaatggtgtcaaaagTGAAGTGTTAGTGGATGATGATGATGCTACACATTCACATTCTTTAAAAGGGTCACTTGCAGCAGTGAGAAGATCAGCACATGCAGCTGCTTTAATTCAAGATGCTTTCAGAACTCGTTCTTTCAATCAAAGGCAACAACAAGCAACAAAGGCAGAAACTGAAGAACTTGTTGCtatagcttcttcttcttctttacagAAGGTCAAGAAAACACGTGATTATGAAGACTATTTGCATCTGAACATTGCAGCATCAAAGATCCAGCAAAAGTACAGGGGGTGGAAAGGAAGGAACGAGTTCTTAAAGATGCGTGAGCGTGTTGTCAAGATTCAG GCGCATTTTCGTGGGCATAAAGTTAGAAAGCATTATAAAAAAGTGGTGTGGTCTGTTGGGATAGTGGAGAAAGCGATACTCAGATGGAGACGAAAGAGCCGTGGGTTGCGAGGATTCCGGCCGGAATTGAGAGCTCcggaatcggaatcggaatcggaatatgatttcctgagaataggTCGGAGACAGAAATATGTTGGGGTGGAAAAGGCGTTGGCTAGGGTGCATTCCATGGCTCGGAATCCTGAAGGCCAGGAACAGTACATGAGGCTTGTGGGGAAGTTTGAAAAG TTGAGCCATGAACATGAAGATAGCAGCAGCAGCAAATGA
- the LOC111912799 gene encoding uncharacterized protein LOC111912799 isoform X1 encodes MTSLFLVYLLFLLPFLCHSLPLCRNSCGNIEIDYPFAVDDGCGATLYRNMLNCSTTFATNTTISTTDLFFETPSGSYKVESIDYASKSLTIYDPSMSTCTILQPHHDFVLSDVQSALIPPSPDTVFALMNCSIDSPVLNHYKSLCFNFSDDHSCDELYGSCTSFKIFQMLSNDTPPACCFTSYNTVKFMSMNILDCTHYTTFYDADKLKGEKPLDWSYGMKLSYGLPDTGCDRCRKSGGTCGFDVETEGTLCICSAAVNSTRECAAGTVEGGIGEAHTGSVLPSLLSLSTILFAFSTFFFL; translated from the exons ATGACTTCACTGTTTCTCGTGTATCTCCTCTTTCTTTTACCTTTTTTATGTCACTCTCTCCCCCTTTGTCGGAATTCATGCGGCAATATCGAAATAGACTATCCTTTCGCCGTCGATGACGGTTGCGGTGCTACTCTCTACCGGAATATGCTTAACTGCTCCACCACATTTGCCACCAACACTACCATCTCCACCACGGATCTCTTTTTCGAGACCCCTTCAGGCAGCTACAAAGTAGAGTCCATCGATTACGCCTCCAAATCTCTCACCATCTACGACCCTTCCATGTCCACCTGCACCATCCTTCAACCCCACCACGACTTTGTCTTGTCCGACGTCCAGTCCGCCCTCATTCCTCCTTCTCCGGACACCGTCTTCGCTCTCATGAACTGCTCCATCGACTCTCCGGTTCTCAACCACTACAAATCCCTTTGTTTCAATTTCTCCGACGACCACTCGTGTGATGAGCTATATGGTTCCTGCACGTCGTTCAAGATTTTTCAGATGCTCTCCAACGACACTCCTCCGGCGTGTTGCTTTACGTCATACAATACTGTGAAGTTTATGAGTATGAATATACTGGATTGCACGCATTATACGACGTTCTATGATGCTGATAAGTTGAAGGGGGAGAAGCCATTGGATTGGTCGTACGGGATGAAGCTGTCGTATGGTTTGCCGGATACTGGGTGTGATCGGTGCCGGAAATCCGGTGGGACTTGTGGGTTTGACGTCGAAACTGAAGGAACGCTGTGCATTTGCTCCGCCGCCGTTAACTCCACAAGAGAATGTG CTGCAGGTACAGTTGAAGGAGGTATAGGGGAGGCACACACAGGATCAGTGCTTCCGTCACTTCTATCTCTTTCCAccattctttttgctttttctacaTTCTTCTTTTTGTAA